GGCGCCACAGCCATTGCTCGGGCGTAAGCTGTGCCAGGGCCTTATCGGCAAGTGCCTGGTATTGCTGAAAGCTATGGCGCACGGCTGCCAGCAAGCCGGCCGCCAGCGCATCGGGGGCTGACATAAGCAGTTGCAATTGGGTAGGAAATGCGGGCGCTAAGGTATACGCCTGGTTGGCATTGCGCCCCAACATCGGCCGCGGCAGCGGGTTTTTCGTTTACGCACTGCCCGACCGCCCCAATGCCCATGCCCGATACCCCCGCAACCCCGCACGCCGAAGTTGCTGCCCGCGCCCGGCCGCGCCGGCCAAGGCGTTGGCTTTGGTGGGTAGGCGGCGCGGTACTACTGCTGGTTGGGCTGGTGGCTGTAGGTTTAACCATGCTCGACCCCTGGCTGCGCCGCACGCTGCAGGAGCAGGTAGCCCGCAAAACCCACGGGCAGTACGAGCTGCGCATTGGGGCCCTGCGCACCAGCTTGCGCCAAGGCTCGCTCACGCTGCGCAACGTGTGGGTGCGGCCTGCTGGTTGGCCCAAGCACAAGCAGCCGGCCAGCCAGCCCGCCCCGTGGCTGCTGCTTACCGTCGACTATGTGCGCGTGGGTGGTGTGAGCCTGGGTGCGTTGCTGAAGGGCGAGCTGGTGGCTGTAGATACAGTGTTGATCGAAACCGTGCGGGCGCGCGTGCTCGGTACACCCGCCAAGCCCGGCGGCAACCAGTCCTTGCACGAGCAGCTGCCTAAGCGCATACCGGGTATCCGCATCGGGCATTTTGCGTTGCGCGATGTGCGCGTGGCTTCGGGCCAGCGGGGGCAAGAGCGCACCCAACTGCGGCAAGGCAACCTCGTGGCGCAGGATATCCTCATCAGCCGCGGCGGTGCTTCCGACTCAACCCGCCTTGGGTACGCTTCAGCTTTCGAGATGAATGCCATTAGGCTCGAGGCGCAGGTGCCCGGCCACCACGTGCGCCTAGGTGCGGCGCGCTTTAGCAGCCGTAGCCGGCAGCTCCAACTCGATTCGTTGCGCGTGGTGCCTGTGGCCGATAAGCAGGCCAAGCCAGGCAGCACAAAGGCCGATTTGTGGTTGCCCCAGGTGCGGCTAAGCGGCCTGCAGCCCAAATTGCTGCCGCGCCGCGTGCTGCAGGCCGATTCGCTGCGCGTGGTGGCTATGCGCCTGCACGTGGCCGCGCCGGCAACGCCGCCCCCGCCGCTGCATAAAATGCTGGCGCCTTACCTGCAGCGCGTGCAGGTGCAGCACGTGCACCTAGGGCAGGGCCAGCTGCGCGTAACGCGCGTTTCCATGCTGCCCGAAGTGCGCGACCTGAACATTGTGGGCACCAACATCCGCATCGACTCCCTAGCCGCCCAGGATGCCCGACGGGTGCTGTACGCCCGCAACTGGCAAGTACGCACCGGCCCCGCACAGCTCCGCCTCGATGGCCCTTATTACCGCATGCGCACCGAGCACCTAGGGCTGAGTACCCGCGGGCAGCAGCTGCGCATTACGGGCCTCTTGGTTCAGCCCACCATGGGCCCCGAAGCTTTGGCCCGCAGCAAAGGGCACCAGGCCTCGCACGTTACGTTTCGGCTACCGGAGCTGCGCGTAACCGGGCTCGACTTTGGGGCGCTGGAACGGCGCAAGGCCGTGCTGATGCAGGAAATCGAGCTGTGCAACCCGCGCATGCACATCATCAGCAACTCCAAACACCCCATTAACCCCAACCCCTCGGTGGTAACGCCCGAAAACGTGGGCAAGCTGCCGTTTCGGCTCGATGTGCGCACGCTGCGCGTGCGCAACTTCGATATGCGCTTCACCTTCACGGGCAAGCGGGCCTTGCGGCCGGGGCATTTTACCATTACGCGCCTCAACGGGGTGGGCACCAACATCAGCAACAACCCCAAGCGCATGCGTGCGGGCCACCCCGCCATGCTGCAGGCCACGGCCTACCTAGGGGGGCGGTGCCGCATGCAGGCCAAAGCCTGGGTGCCCTTGCTCGATGCCAACGGCACGCACCGCTTAGAGGGCACTTTCGGCCCCACGCCCTTCGCGCTGCTCAACCCCGTAACCGAGCCCACCCGCTTTGCCCGGTTCGAGCGGGGGCAGCTGCACGGGCTGCGGGCCACGCTGCTGGTAAACCGCCGCGAGGTAACCGGCGCCATGTGGGCCCGCTACTCCAACCTGAAAGTGGATTTGCTGAGCCGCCGCGGGGGCGGGGCCGATCGGCAGAAGCTGCTGACCAAAGTGGTATCGAAGGTGAGCAACGTGCTGGTGGTGCGCGACGACAACCCGCGCAGCAAAGGCAGGCCGCTGGAGCCCGGCAAAATTCGCTCCGACCGCAACCTGCACTACGGCGTGTTTTCGGTGTGGCTGCAGGGCATGAACAGCGGCCTGCTCAACAGCGTAGGCGTGCCCAGCAAAATGGCCGAAGAAATCAGCGAGCTGTAGCGCCTAGGTGCCCGGCCGTTCTGAGGGGCAGTAGCACCTGGGGCGTAGGTATAAAAAAGAACGGCCCGGAACACGCGTTCCGGGCCGTTGCAGTATGCGAAGCAATGGTGCTTAGCGCG
The sequence above is drawn from the Hymenobacter sp. YIM 151858-1 genome and encodes:
- a CDS encoding AsmA family protein, producing the protein MPDTPATPHAEVAARARPRRPRRWLWWVGGAVLLLVGLVAVGLTMLDPWLRRTLQEQVARKTHGQYELRIGALRTSLRQGSLTLRNVWVRPAGWPKHKQPASQPAPWLLLTVDYVRVGGVSLGALLKGELVAVDTVLIETVRARVLGTPAKPGGNQSLHEQLPKRIPGIRIGHFALRDVRVASGQRGQERTQLRQGNLVAQDILISRGGASDSTRLGYASAFEMNAIRLEAQVPGHHVRLGAARFSSRSRQLQLDSLRVVPVADKQAKPGSTKADLWLPQVRLSGLQPKLLPRRVLQADSLRVVAMRLHVAAPATPPPPLHKMLAPYLQRVQVQHVHLGQGQLRVTRVSMLPEVRDLNIVGTNIRIDSLAAQDARRVLYARNWQVRTGPAQLRLDGPYYRMRTEHLGLSTRGQQLRITGLLVQPTMGPEALARSKGHQASHVTFRLPELRVTGLDFGALERRKAVLMQEIELCNPRMHIISNSKHPINPNPSVVTPENVGKLPFRLDVRTLRVRNFDMRFTFTGKRALRPGHFTITRLNGVGTNISNNPKRMRAGHPAMLQATAYLGGRCRMQAKAWVPLLDANGTHRLEGTFGPTPFALLNPVTEPTRFARFERGQLHGLRATLLVNRREVTGAMWARYSNLKVDLLSRRGGGADRQKLLTKVVSKVSNVLVVRDDNPRSKGRPLEPGKIRSDRNLHYGVFSVWLQGMNSGLLNSVGVPSKMAEEISEL